Below is a genomic region from Ruania alba.
CTGCTGGACCCGCAGCTGGCCGAGGTGCTGCCGGAACGGTCGAACATCGTGGCCTTCGGGACGCGCTGGGAACTCACCGGGCACAGCCAGCCGGGGAACGCCGATGTGCTGTTCTTCGTGTTCGCTCGCCGCGGGCAGGTCGATCTCGAGGCGCTGCCGGCCGAGTCGAGCCTGCAGCGCGGTGTGCTCGCACACCTGCGCGGTGGGGGCGAGTGGCGCACCTGCGCCGGCGTCGCGCCGTTGCCGATCGCCGACGGCGGAGCTCGCCGGAGTGGCGAGGTCACCAGTGCTGACGGTGCCGGGTGGCACGGTGCCGATCTCGCTGGCGCAGACGCCGTGGGCGCTGACCTTGCGAGCCCTGACCTTGCCAGGCCGGGCGCCGAGGTCCCGGAATCCTTGGTGCGACAGTTCCACGAGGTGTACCAGGTGCCGATGGGCGCGGAACCCTCGCTCGCCTCGCAGCGGGTGCCGATGCGGATGGCACTGATCGCTGAGGAGGCCGCCGAACTGGTCGCTGCCGTGTACGGCACGGCGGCCGGCGAGGTGATGGACGAGGCATACGCACGGGCGGTGACGTTGGATGACGGCGCACGGGACGTCGTCGAGGCGGCCGATGCGATCGGAGACCTCATCTACGTGCTGTATGGCATGGCCCTGGAATGCGGGATCCCGCTGGCCGACGTGCTCGCGGAGATCCAGGGTTCGAACCTGTCCAAGTTGGGTGCGGACGGGCGACCGATCCTGCGTGAGGACGGGAAGGTGCTCAAAGGGCCCGGGTACTACCGGCCCGACATCGCGGCAGTACTGGCGCGGCGTGGGTGGAGCGTGCCACCCACCTGACGGCAACCGGTCAGAAGATCGGCGGCATCGCGTCGACCAACGAGTCGATCGCCCACCAGGTGGCGCCGCCGCAGGCCAGCACGAAGGTCCCCGTCCAGACCCACCGCGGGAGCGGGGTCAGAGAGGCGAGCACTCCCGGGTCACTGCCCGCGGAGCGATCCCGCACCACGGCACCCAGGTGCCGCCAGGCGCCGAGCAGCAGGACCACGCCGATCAACAGCACGGCGATCGCTTGCCACCGTTCGTCGGCGAACCACCACAGGGTGCCGACGCCGGCGATGACGGCAATCATCACCACGGCCGTGAGGAACGAGCGGATTCGGATCAGCGAGCCGAGCAGGATCAGTTCCGCGATCGCGAGTACCGGTGCGGCCCAGCCGTGCAGGCTCAGCACTACTGCGACGGCACCCACGATGGCCGGTGCCGGGTAGCCCGCCCAGGTGGTGACCGCGCGACCGAACCCACGGGAGGGTCCATGCGTGATCGCATGGCCGGAGGCATCCATCCGTAGTACGAACCCGCTGAACCGGCGGCCGGCGAGGATGCCCACGACGGCGTGCCCCAGCTCGTGCACGAGCGTCACCGCGAGCCGCAGCGCGCGCCAGAGCGGACCGACCAGGATCGTGACCAGGGTGATCGCCAGCAGGATCGCGAGCTCGCGGTGAGTGAGCGCGACAGGGCCCGACGGTGCGATACGTTCGGCGATCTCGGCCCACAGTTCCACAGGCCGAGCCTAGGCGAGGCACCCGGGTGCCCGTACGAGGAATCCCTCATCGATCGCGCCGGATGGCCGGTCACCGGCTGGCGGCCGCTGCGTCGCCGGGTGTTCATCCGGAGTTCGTGCGGCGGCGCAAGGATGCTCGGGTCCCTACCGAAGGAGTTCCCCCGTGCGCCGATCCCGCACTGCCGCAGCGTGCCTCACCGTCGCTGTCTCCGGCCTGTTCGCCGGACTTGCCGCCGCTCCCGCTCAGGCGACGGACAGCGATATCCGCATCAACGAGGTGCAGTCGAACAGTGCGGACGACTCCCCCGATTTCGTCGAGCTGACCAACGTGGGGTCCGAGCCGGTGGACCTGTCCGGGTGGATCATCCGCGACGACGATGACACCCACACCTTCACCATCGCCGGTGACACGGAGCTGGAGCCGGGTAGTTTCGCCGTCTTCGAGACCAACGAGGTCGCTGACGGCTTCGGGTTGGGCTCGAACGACATGGCTCGCCTGTTCACCCCGGATGAGACCCTGGTCGATTCCTACACCTGGACCGACCACGCGTTCACCGAGGGGCGCGTGCCGGACGGCACCGGCGAGTTCACCGACACCGAGCCCACACCCGGCGCCGCGAACGTGGAGCGGAACGAGCCCGAGTGGTATGACGCCGAGGAGACGATCGCCG
It encodes:
- a CDS encoding acyltransferase domain-containing protein, with protein sequence MTLSPTQVRARLAAPDLPETLALLGFTDADARDMLALCGRLLDDPAAIDRIAELAGLLHERVGDVTREIAGEVWQLSDGRPGEPDRALAALLVTVPEVRAFHRSRGISDAISWRSLADLGQQVAVHRLTFGEFGIHTHGWVLNAWAGGLYWLGRLQYTFERTDEGLCASAHIPRTGSLAPAAVDASFARVGPFFARHFPDHPLVGLHCMSWLLDPQLAEVLPERSNIVAFGTRWELTGHSQPGNADVLFFVFARRGQVDLEALPAESSLQRGVLAHLRGGGEWRTCAGVAPLPIADGGARRSGEVTSADGAGWHGADLAGADAVGADLASPDLARPGAEVPESLVRQFHEVYQVPMGAEPSLASQRVPMRMALIAEEAAELVAAVYGTAAGEVMDEAYARAVTLDDGARDVVEAADAIGDLIYVLYGMALECGIPLADVLAEIQGSNLSKLGADGRPILREDGKVLKGPGYYRPDIAAVLARRGWSVPPT
- a CDS encoding M50 family metallopeptidase yields the protein MELWAEIAERIAPSGPVALTHRELAILLAITLVTILVGPLWRALRLAVTLVHELGHAVVGILAGRRFSGFVLRMDASGHAITHGPSRGFGRAVTTWAGYPAPAIVGAVAVVLSLHGWAAPVLAIAELILLGSLIRIRSFLTAVVMIAVIAGVGTLWWFADERWQAIAVLLIGVVLLLGAWRHLGAVVRDRSAGSDPGVLASLTPLPRWVWTGTFVLACGGATWWAIDSLVDAMPPIF